The following DNA comes from Candidatus Thermoplasmatota archaeon.
ATCGCCTACGCCGAGGGCCGCATGGACAGCGCCGGCGGCATGTCCGGCGCTCCGTCGGTTGGCGATTCCGACATGCAAGGCACCGAAGGTACGCGACGCGCGCTTGGCCTTTCGGGAAGCCCCACCTACACGGGAAGCGGGGGCGGACTGGGACGTTACACGCCGCAATCCACGTCGACAAGCGACGTGCCCGCGCCCGGCCTGCTCGCCGCGGCCGCCGCCGTCGCGACGGCAGCCATCGCCGCAGGCTGGCGACGCCGCACGTGAGCAAACGGTCCACACGAAATCCCGACAACCGTTAAGCCCTCGGCACCCGTTCGAGGAAAACGGCAGCGGGATTTGGGAGGCAACCCGATGCGACCACCGGGGGGCCCTGGCCCCCCATCCATGTTCTTTCTTCACGCCCTTTCGAGCGCCTGCTCGAAATCGCGGCGAAGGTCCTCGAACGTCTCGATGCCCACGCTTGCGCGCACGAGGCCCGGACCGACGCCGCCGCGGGCGCGCTCCTCGTCCGACAGCACGCCGTGCGTCATGCTCGCAGGGTGCTGGACCAGGGTCTCCACGCCGCCGAGCGAGACCGCAAGGGTGGCCAGATCGACGGACTCGCAGAACCGCGCCGCCGCCTCGTGGCCGCCGGCAAGCTCGAAGGACAGCATGCCGCCGAATCCGCGCATCTGCCGCGCGGCGAGCGCGTGCTGCGGGAAGGTCTTCAGGCCCGGGTAATGCACGCGTGCGACCTTCGGGTGGCGCTCGAGGAATTCGGCCAGGCGCTGCGCGTTCTCGTTGTGCCGTGCCACGCGCACGCCAAGCGTCTTCAAGCCCCGCAGCAGCAGCCACGCCTCGTGCGGCGAGGGGGAAGCCCCGAGGATCTTGTACGTGAACCAGACCTTGTCGATCCACGAACGCGGACCGACCGCGGCTCCGCCCGTCGCGTCCGAGTGACCGCCCACGTACTTCGTCAAGCTGTGCAGCACCCCGGTGCAGCCAAAGGCCAGCGGGCTCTGGTTGAGCGGCGTCGCAAACGTGTTGTCGCACAGGACGGGAACGCCCCGACGGCGAGCGGCCGCGCACACCGCCGCAAGATCGGTGATCTCAAGGGTCGGGTTGGCGGGCGTCTCGACGAGCACGAGCTTCGTGTCCGAGCGGAAGGCGCGATCGAGGGTCTCCGGCTTGGCCGGCTCGAAGTAGCTGACCGAGCACCCGAACGGGGGAAGGACGCGGTCGAAGAGCTCCGTCGTCGCGGCGTACAAGGCCCGTTGCGCGACCACGTGCCCCGATCCGCCCATCGTCGCGATCACCGCCGCGCTGATGGCGCCCATGCCGCTTGCCGTGACGAGGCCCGCCTCGCCGCCCTCGAGGCCCGCAAGCGCCTCCTCGAGCTCGCGCGTTGTGGGGTTGCCCCACCGCGTGTAGAACCGCTCGGGCGCGGTCTCGCGCGCGTAGCGCGCGCCCTGCGCCGAGCTTTCGAGCGCGAAGGTCGCGGCCTGATGGATGGGCGCGGGCAGGGGGACGTTCCCGCTGCGCTTGCGCGCGTGGATGGCGCGCGTCTCGGGCGAGCGTTCCGCGGGGGCGGTCATGAGCCCCCCACCGCGGCCGGCAGGGATCAGGCTTTCGAGCCTAGGGCAGGCCGGGCGCCGGGACCGGGTAGGGCAGGATCTGGCCGTTGGCAAGCGTGGCCGTCACCTGTGTGGCCCGCGTCCCGATCATGAGCGCGCCCGTGTTCTTCGCGATCTCGGGCGGGTCGACGAGCACGATGTGCGTGAGGATGCCCGCCGCCTCCATGTTCGCGCCCACCGCGTCGCCCGTCCAGGTGTTGGCGCCCGAGCCCGAGTCGCCCGGCGCGATGGCGCCGTAGAAGGCGAAGTAGGTGGACCACCAGTGGATGGCGGCGCCCACGCGCGGCGTGCCGCCGGCGCCGATGCCCGTGCCGTGGCCGTAGTGCGCGACGCCTTGGGCAAGAAGCGGGTTTGGCGTCACCGACGGGGAGGC
Coding sequences within:
- a CDS encoding aminotransferase class I/II-fold pyridoxal phosphate-dependent enzyme is translated as MTAPAERSPETRAIHARKRSGNVPLPAPIHQAATFALESSAQGARYARETAPERFYTRWGNPTTRELEEALAGLEGGEAGLVTASGMGAISAAVIATMGGSGHVVAQRALYAATTELFDRVLPPFGCSVSYFEPAKPETLDRAFRSDTKLVLVETPANPTLEITDLAAVCAAARRRGVPVLCDNTFATPLNQSPLAFGCTGVLHSLTKYVGGHSDATGGAAVGPRSWIDKVWFTYKILGASPSPHEAWLLLRGLKTLGVRVARHNENAQRLAEFLERHPKVARVHYPGLKTFPQHALAARQMRGFGGMLSFELAGGHEAAARFCESVDLATLAVSLGGVETLVQHPASMTHGVLSDEERARGGVGPGLVRASVGIETFEDLRRDFEQALERA